AGCGGAGCCGGCGGGCGAGGGTGCCGAAGGCGGCGCCGCCGCTGTGCGGCAGGACCTCCATGCCCAGGCTCTCCCGGTAGGCCACGAAGCGGTCGTAGAGGGTCTCGGGCTTGAGCCGCTCGGCGACCGTGGTGAACGGGACGCCGATGTGGCCGATGGCCCAGGCCCCGGCGAGGTCCCAGTTGGCGAGGTGCGGCAGTGCGACGACGACCCCGCGCCCGGACGCGATGGCGTCGCGCAGGAGGTGCTCGTCCTTGAACTCGACGTCCGTGCTGAACCGCTCCGGGTCCATGGTCGGCAGCCGGAAGGACTCCATCCAGTACCGCATGTACGAGCGCATGCCCGCCTTGGACAGCTCGCGCAGCCGCTCCGGACCGGCGTCGGGCACCACGCGGGCCAGATTCGACTCCAGCCGCAGCACGCTCTTGCCTCGCCGCTTCCACGCGAAGTCCGCGATCCGCCGGCCCAGGGCCACCGCGGCCTGCTCGGGCAGCTTCTTGACCCCGGCCCAGCCGAGCCCGTACAGCCCGCTGACCAGCTTGTCCTGTGCGCTGCCCATCAGGCTGCGCCGCCGTCGGCAGCGGCAGCCTCGGCCTCGGCCGACTCGCGGCGTACGGTGACCACCCGCTGGATCAGCGTGACGAGCGAGCCCACGGCCACGATCCACAGCGCGATCGGCAGCAGCACCCCGATCCAGGACGGCACGCCGAAGGTCTGCAGCCCCGACAGGCCGGCCGCGACCAGCGAGATCACCAGGCGCTCGGCCCGCTCGATGAGCCCGTTGACGGCCACCGGGAGCCCGATCGACTCGCCGCGCGCCTTCGTGTACGAGACGACCTGCCCGCTGGCCAGGCAGAAGATCGCCACCGCGCAGAGGACGTTGTCGTTCCCGGATCCCGCGTACCAGAGCGCGAGACCGCCGAAGATCGCCGCGTCCGCCACCCGGTCGAGGGTGGAGTCGAGGAAGGCTCCCCAGCGGCTGGAGATGCCGGCCTGGCGGGCCATGTTCCCGTCCACCAGGTCGGAGAAGACGAAGAGGGTGATGGTGATCGTGCCCCAGAAGAACTCGCCCCGGGGGAAGAAGAACAGCGCTCCCGCCACCACTCCGGCCGTGCCGATCAGGGTGACCGCGTCCGGGCTCACCCCCCGCCGGAGCAGAAAAGCGGCGAATGGCGTGAGAACACGCGTGAAGAATGCACGCGCGTACTTGTTCAGCATGGCCTTCCCGGAGGGTCGCTGGGCCGCACGGCCACCACGGCCACCGGCTGGCCCATCGTAGCCAGCACGCCGCCGCCCGAACGCCGCGCACCCACCGGTTCGTGCCGCGTAAGACGTACTTCACGTCACGGACCGCCTCCGGTGCGCCCCGGGTACGTGCCCGGTACGACGTATGGACGCGGTGTGACACCAGTGCAAAGCTCGAAGAACCCCGTGTTCCTCATCCGAGGAGCCGCGCAAGGAATCGATCATGGAACCCACCCTCCTCACCGTCACCACCGGGAGGCACGAGCACCATGGGAGCCACATCACACCAAGCCGGAGCCGCCGGCAGGGCACTGACGGCCGACCGCCCTTCCTCCATCCGGAACGTCGTGCTGGTCGGCCACAGCGGATCCGGCAAGACCACGCTCGTCGAAGCCCTCGCCCTGACCGCCGGAGCGGTCAACCGGGCCGGCCGCGTCGAGGACGGCGCCACCGTCTCCGACTACGACGAGATCGAGCACCGTCGGCAGCGCTCCGTCCAGCTGTCCCTCGTCCCCGTCGAATGGGGCGGGATCAAGATCAATATCCTGGACACCCCGGGATACGCCGACTTCGTCGGGGAACTCAGGGCCGGTCTGCGTGCCGCGGACGCGGCCCTTTTCGTCGTCTCGGCCTCGGACGGCGTCGACGGGGCCACCCGCATGGTCTGGGACGAGTGCGAGGCCGTCGGGATGCCCCGCGCCATCGTCGTGACCCACCTGGAGGCCGCCCGCTCCGACTACGCGCAGATGACCACCGTCTGCGGCGAGATCTTCGGCGCCGAGGACCCCGACGCGGTCATCCCCCTCTACCTCCCCCTGCACGGCCCGGCCGGACCCGACGGCCACGCCCCCGTCGCCGGTCTGCTCGGCCTGCTCTCCCAGCGCGTCTACGAGTACTCCTCCGGCGAGCGCGTGGAGCGCGACCCGGACCCCGCCGAGCTCGCGCTCATCGCCGACGCCCGCTCCCGCCTCATCGAGGGGATCATCGCCGAGAGCGAGGACGAGAGCCTCATGGACCGCTACCTCGGCGGCGAGGACATCGACGTCAAGACACTCGTCGACGACCTGGAGCGGGCCGTCGCCCGCGGCACCTTCCACCCCGTCCTGATGGCCGCGCCCGCCACCGACGGCGCCCGCCAGGGGCTCGGCACGGTGGAACTCCTCGAACTGGTCACCGGCGGCTTCCCCACCCCCCTGGAACGCGGCGCCGTCACGGTCACCCGCCCCGACGGCTCCGCCCGCCCCGACATCACCTGCGATCCCGCCGGCCCCCTGGTCGCCGAGGTCGTCAAGACCTCCTCCGACCCCTACGTCGGCCGCGTCTCCCTCGTCCGCGTCTTCTCCGGCACCCTGAAGGCCGAGGAGACCGTCCACGTCAGCGGGCACGGGCTCGCCGACCGGGGCC
Above is a genomic segment from Streptomyces sp. NBC_01233 containing:
- a CDS encoding phosphatidylinositol mannoside acyltransferase, with the protein product MGSAQDKLVSGLYGLGWAGVKKLPEQAAVALGRRIADFAWKRRGKSVLRLESNLARVVPDAGPERLRELSKAGMRSYMRYWMESFRLPTMDPERFSTDVEFKDEHLLRDAIASGRGVVVALPHLANWDLAGAWAIGHIGVPFTTVAERLKPETLYDRFVAYRESLGMEVLPHSGGAAFGTLARRLRSGGLVCLVADRDLSASGVEVEFFGSTARMPAGPALLAQQTGAVLLPATLHYGDTPKMYGRIHPEVEVPKNGTRIEKTAVMTQAVADAFAWGIAEHPEDWHMLQRLWLDDLEERA
- the pgsA gene encoding phosphatidylinositol phosphate synthase, with the protein product MLNKYARAFFTRVLTPFAAFLLRRGVSPDAVTLIGTAGVVAGALFFFPRGEFFWGTITITLFVFSDLVDGNMARQAGISSRWGAFLDSTLDRVADAAIFGGLALWYAGSGNDNVLCAVAIFCLASGQVVSYTKARGESIGLPVAVNGLIERAERLVISLVAAGLSGLQTFGVPSWIGVLLPIALWIVAVGSLVTLIQRVVTVRRESAEAEAAAADGGAA
- a CDS encoding elongation factor G-like protein EF-G2; the protein is MGATSHQAGAAGRALTADRPSSIRNVVLVGHSGSGKTTLVEALALTAGAVNRAGRVEDGATVSDYDEIEHRRQRSVQLSLVPVEWGGIKINILDTPGYADFVGELRAGLRAADAALFVVSASDGVDGATRMVWDECEAVGMPRAIVVTHLEAARSDYAQMTTVCGEIFGAEDPDAVIPLYLPLHGPAGPDGHAPVAGLLGLLSQRVYEYSSGERVERDPDPAELALIADARSRLIEGIIAESEDESLMDRYLGGEDIDVKTLVDDLERAVARGTFHPVLMAAPATDGARQGLGTVELLELVTGGFPTPLERGAVTVTRPDGSARPDITCDPAGPLVAEVVKTSSDPYVGRVSLVRVFSGTLKAEETVHVSGHGLADRGHEDHDVDERIGTLTGPFGKHQRALTQCIAGDLACVAKLTRAETGDTLSAKDDPLLMEPWTMPDPLLPLAIEAHSKADEDKLSQGLARLVAEDPTMRLEQNPHTHQVVLWCLGEAHQDVALERLRTRYGVQVDPVPHKVSLRETFAAKAAGRGRHVKQSGGHGQFAICEIEVEPLPPGSGIEFVDKVVGGAVPRQFIPSVEKGVRGQAARGVAAGYPLVDVRITLLDGKAHSVDSSDAAFQTAGALALREAAAEARIDLLEPVAELAVLVPDEYVGPVMSDLAGRRGRVVGTDQAGPGRTRVRAEIPEIEIGRYAVELRSVSHGTGRFARAYARHEPMPPQIAEKVREQPEKGS